A single Thermaerobacter sp. FW80 DNA region contains:
- a CDS encoding glucose 1-dehydrogenase — protein sequence MRLQDEVAVVTGAGRGIGCAVALRLAAEGAAVGVLDVDAAAAEATTAAIRRQGGRAVALAADVADSPAVARAMARVAEELGPPTILINNAGIGGFVPLDHPEAEATWHRVLAVDLTGAYLCARHAVPYMKRAGRGAIVQIASTRALMSEPDGEPYAAAKGGLLALTHALAISLGRYGIRVNAVSPGWIDTGHEPVTEADHAQHPVGRVGRPEDVAAACAFLVSPEAGFITGQNLVVDGGMTVKMIYA from the coding sequence ATGCGGCTCCAGGACGAGGTGGCCGTGGTGACGGGCGCCGGCCGCGGCATCGGCTGTGCGGTGGCGCTGCGCCTGGCCGCGGAGGGAGCGGCCGTCGGCGTGCTGGACGTCGACGCCGCGGCCGCCGAGGCGACGACGGCGGCCATCCGCCGGCAGGGAGGCCGGGCGGTGGCGCTGGCGGCCGACGTGGCCGACAGCCCGGCCGTGGCCCGGGCCATGGCCCGGGTGGCCGAGGAGCTCGGCCCGCCGACCATCCTGATCAACAACGCGGGCATCGGCGGGTTCGTCCCCCTGGATCACCCGGAGGCCGAGGCCACCTGGCACCGCGTGCTGGCGGTCGACCTCACCGGGGCCTATCTCTGCGCGCGCCATGCGGTGCCCTACATGAAGCGGGCCGGCCGGGGCGCCATCGTCCAGATCGCCTCGACGCGGGCGCTAATGTCCGAGCCCGACGGCGAGCCGTACGCCGCCGCCAAGGGCGGGCTGCTGGCGCTCACCCATGCCCTGGCCATCAGCCTGGGACGCTACGGGATCCGCGTCAACGCCGTCAGCCCGGGGTGGATCGACACCGGTCACGAGCCCGTGACCGAGGCGGACCACGCCCAGCACCCGGTCGGCCGGGTCGGCCGCCCCGAGGACGTGGCCGCAGCCTGCGCCTTCCTGGTCTCGCCCGAAGCCGGGTTCATCACCGGCCAGAACCTGGTGGTCGACGGCGGCATGACCGTCAAGATGATCTACGCGTGA
- a CDS encoding glycosyl hydrolase family 18 protein: protein MTTLPPQCPERPSCRPGRGRRARRRPSVIRLVALALGAALFLGACAGGPAARPPAKPGDGQRPSPPSNRAAGIVGNDPVVYGFYTEPEPEAGLPGSFATMVRHARDLDVVVPFWFRLAESGDGTIEAYGAPPPPRRRQVIADAHRRGLKVELILHNLLYGSGDRSAATARRFLRDPRAQDRAIRGMLDLMRQEGYDGVHLDLETVPPEERPRLTAFVRKVREALPEGKLLSIAVFPRDRDDPTDPNAGAYDYAALGRAVDFFILMTYSEHRADTPPGPLASLDYVDRMVRYALRHVPREKVIVGLGAFGFDWGGDGLPRYLDHAQAVRLARERGVEVRWDDRARVPFFTYTGDDGSSHAVYFENGRSWAEKLDLVRRHRVRGVAIWRLGMEDPAGWREIARRLS from the coding sequence GTGACCACCCTGCCCCCGCAGTGCCCCGAACGCCCCTCTTGCCGCCCGGGACGCGGCCGCCGGGCCCGGAGGCGGCCGTCGGTCATCCGGCTCGTCGCCCTCGCCCTCGGCGCGGCCCTCTTCCTCGGCGCCTGCGCCGGCGGGCCCGCCGCCCGCCCCCCGGCCAAGCCGGGCGACGGCCAGCGCCCCAGCCCGCCGTCCAACCGGGCCGCCGGCATCGTCGGCAACGACCCGGTGGTGTACGGCTTCTACACCGAGCCCGAGCCGGAGGCCGGGCTGCCGGGCTCCTTCGCGACCATGGTCCGTCACGCCCGGGACCTGGACGTCGTCGTACCCTTCTGGTTCCGACTGGCGGAGTCCGGCGACGGCACCATCGAGGCCTACGGGGCGCCCCCGCCCCCGCGGCGCCGCCAGGTGATCGCCGACGCCCACCGGCGCGGGCTCAAGGTCGAGCTCATCCTCCACAACCTGCTCTACGGCTCGGGCGACCGCAGCGCCGCCACCGCACGCCGGTTCCTCCGCGATCCCCGGGCCCAGGACCGGGCCATCCGCGGCATGCTGGACCTGATGCGGCAGGAGGGCTACGACGGCGTCCACCTGGACCTGGAGACCGTGCCGCCCGAAGAGCGCCCCCGACTGACGGCCTTCGTGCGCAAGGTGCGGGAGGCGCTGCCGGAGGGGAAGCTGCTGAGCATCGCCGTCTTCCCCCGGGACCGGGACGACCCCACCGATCCCAACGCCGGCGCCTACGACTACGCCGCCCTCGGCCGCGCCGTGGACTTCTTCATCCTGATGACCTACTCCGAGCACCGCGCCGACACGCCGCCGGGCCCCCTGGCGTCCCTGGACTACGTCGACCGCATGGTCCGCTACGCCCTGCGCCACGTACCCCGAGAGAAGGTGATCGTGGGGCTGGGCGCCTTCGGGTTCGACTGGGGTGGGGACGGACTGCCCCGCTACCTCGACCACGCCCAGGCGGTGCGGCTCGCCCGCGAGCGCGGCGTCGAGGTGCGGTGGGACGACCGCGCCCGCGTGCCCTTCTTCACCTACACCGGCGACGACGGCTCGAGCCACGCGGTCTACTTCGAGAACGGCCGCAGCTGGGCGGAGAAGCTGGATCTGGTCCGCCGGCACCGGGTCCGGGGCGTCGCCATCTGGCGGCTGGGCATGGAAGACCCCGCCGGCTGGCGCGAGATCGCACGCCGCCTGAGTTGA
- a CDS encoding N-acetylmuramoyl-L-alanine amidase has protein sequence MPGNASPGSAAGGRLALLVAAVALVLIASSQRAQTPPPSQGPRGAPVIVLDPGHGGIDGGTHLDGRILEKHLTLELARAMTPLLEASGFRTVLTRTGDYALAPGDDDASVRRDLQERLRIARDAQAAALVSLHVNAARDPRLRGPIVFYQVGDEPSRRLARAVQARLNAAFPPAARNEALPADFFLLARAGRPAILVEFGFLTNPADRAVLTSPEGRRALAAAAVDGLVRGLAELGIRGRSTPGGTGLPPARARTAPGGPAPGPAPRRPPPAPPDGRAHGRRCRR, from the coding sequence GTGCCGGGGAACGCCTCGCCAGGATCGGCCGCCGGGGGACGACTCGCCCTGCTGGTGGCGGCGGTGGCCCTGGTCCTGATCGCGTCGAGCCAGCGGGCCCAGACGCCGCCCCCCTCCCAGGGCCCGAGGGGGGCGCCGGTCATCGTCCTCGATCCGGGCCACGGCGGGATCGACGGCGGCACCCACCTGGACGGCCGCATCCTGGAGAAGCACCTGACCCTGGAGCTCGCGCGGGCGATGACGCCCCTCCTCGAGGCCTCGGGGTTCCGGACGGTGCTGACCCGCACCGGCGACTACGCCCTGGCCCCCGGTGACGACGACGCCAGCGTGCGCCGCGACCTGCAGGAACGCCTGCGCATCGCCCGCGACGCCCAGGCGGCCGCGCTGGTGAGCCTGCACGTCAACGCCGCCCGGGACCCGCGCTTGCGCGGCCCCATCGTGTTCTACCAGGTGGGGGACGAACCCAGCCGTCGCCTGGCCCGGGCCGTGCAGGCGCGGCTCAACGCCGCCTTCCCGCCGGCCGCCCGCAACGAAGCGCTGCCCGCGGACTTCTTCCTGCTCGCGCGGGCCGGGCGCCCGGCGATCCTGGTGGAGTTCGGGTTCCTGACCAACCCGGCGGACCGCGCCGTGCTCACGAGCCCGGAGGGCCGCCGGGCGCTGGCCGCCGCGGCCGTCGACGGCCTGGTCCGCGGCCTGGCGGAGCTGGGCATCCGCGGTCGTAGCACCCCCGGCGGCACCGGTCTGCCTCCGGCCCGGGCTCGCACCGCCCCGGGCGGCCCGGCACCGGGCCCCGCGCCCCGCCGGCCCCCTCCGGCGCCGCCGGACGGGCGGGCGCATGGTCGCCGATGCCGTCGGTGA
- a CDS encoding MFS transporter produces the protein MIGLLNTLAVFATGFLVRPFGALVFGRLGDLIGRKYAFLMTLLIMGGATTAIGLVPTYEQIGILAPLIVLVLRLLQGLALGGEYGGAATYVAEHAPDGRRGFYTSFIQTTATLGLFVSLAVILAVRLSMSPEAFNAWGWRIPFLLSSVLLVLSAWMRVRLQESPLFQQLKAQGKTSQAPIRETLRNWKLVLLALLGATAGQAVVWYTGQFYSLVYLQNTLKVDFVTANTIVAVALALGTPFFIVFGHLSDRIGRKPIMMAGNLIAALTYYPLYQLMHQYAANPAMLTFLVWIQVIYVTMVYGPIAAFLVETFPGKIRYTALSLPYHLGNGWFGGLTPYISASVVASTGNIYAGVWYPTAVALITFLVGTFFLKETNVISIWQETHPGEVTAD, from the coding sequence GTGATCGGTCTGCTCAACACCCTGGCCGTCTTCGCCACGGGCTTCCTGGTGCGGCCCTTCGGCGCCCTGGTGTTCGGCCGCCTCGGGGACCTGATCGGGCGGAAGTATGCCTTCCTGATGACCCTGCTGATCATGGGCGGCGCCACCACGGCCATCGGGCTGGTCCCCACCTACGAGCAGATCGGCATCCTGGCGCCGCTCATCGTGCTGGTGCTGCGCCTGCTGCAGGGGCTGGCGCTGGGCGGCGAGTACGGCGGCGCGGCGACCTACGTGGCCGAGCACGCCCCCGACGGCCGCCGTGGCTTCTACACCTCCTTCATCCAGACCACGGCGACGCTGGGGCTTTTCGTGTCCCTGGCCGTGATCCTGGCCGTGCGCCTGTCCATGAGCCCCGAGGCCTTCAATGCCTGGGGCTGGCGCATCCCGTTCCTGCTCTCCTCCGTCCTGCTGGTGCTGTCGGCGTGGATGCGCGTCCGGCTCCAGGAGTCGCCGCTGTTCCAGCAGCTGAAGGCCCAGGGGAAGACCTCCCAGGCCCCCATCCGGGAGACGCTGCGCAACTGGAAGCTGGTGCTCCTGGCGCTGCTGGGCGCCACGGCCGGCCAGGCCGTGGTCTGGTACACCGGCCAGTTCTACTCCCTGGTGTACTTGCAGAACACCCTCAAGGTCGACTTCGTCACCGCCAACACCATCGTGGCCGTCGCCCTGGCCCTGGGCACGCCCTTCTTCATCGTGTTCGGCCACCTGTCCGACCGCATCGGCCGCAAGCCCATCATGATGGCCGGCAACCTGATCGCGGCCCTGACCTACTACCCGCTCTACCAGCTGATGCACCAGTACGCGGCGAACCCGGCGATGCTCACGTTCCTGGTGTGGATCCAGGTCATCTACGTCACCATGGTCTACGGACCCATCGCGGCCTTCCTGGTGGAGACCTTCCCGGGGAAGATCCGCTATACCGCCCTGTCGTTGCCCTACCACCTGGGGAACGGGTGGTTCGGCGGGCTGACGCCCTACATCTCCGCAAGCGTGGTGGCCAGCACGGGCAACATCTACGCGGGGGTCTGGTACCCGACCGCGGTGGCGCTGATCACCTTCCTGGTGGGGACCTTCTTCCTCAAGGAGACCAACGTGATCTCCATCTGGCAGGAGACCCACCCCGGCGAGGTCACGGCGGACTGA
- the acs gene encoding acetate--CoA ligase, whose protein sequence is MAADGGRPIDALLKEERRFAPPEAFRARAHVKDESVYEEAERDPEAYWARWAEELEWFRKWDKVLEWNPPHAKWFLGGKLNASVNCVDRHIRGPRRNKAAIIWEGEPGDTRTLTYFDLYREVNKFANVLKSLGVKKGDRVTLYLPMIPELPIAMLACARIGAPHSVVFAGFSPQALASRMEDAGSRFLVTCDGYYRRGKVVPLKAQADEALRLLAGKQDVEAVVVVRRTGDEVPFTPGRDRWWHELMDQAERLCPPEVMDAEDMLFMMYTSGTTGRPKGIVHTTGGYLTGVYATTKWVFDLHEDDVYWCMADIGWITGHSYIVYGPLANGATVVMYEGAPDWPDKDRPWVIVEKYGVTIFYTAPTAIRAFAADGPEYPRRHDLSSLRLLGSVGEPINPEAWMWYHEHIGGGRCPIVDTWWQTETGAIMITPLPGVTVTKPGSATRPFPGIKAAVLDDQGNPVPPGQGGGYLAILRPWPSMLRGIWGDEERYVNTYWSKWGRDIYYPGDGAKVDEDGYFWVLGRVDDVMNVAGHRLSTMEIESALVSHPAVAEAAVIAAPHELKGQVPVAFVILEAGRQGSPELEAELKEHVAKVISPIARPDRVLFVPDLPRTRSGKIMRRLLRDIVEGRELGDTTTLRDPEVPEQLRRMYAAR, encoded by the coding sequence ATGGCGGCCGACGGTGGACGGCCCATCGACGCCTTGCTCAAGGAAGAGCGGCGGTTCGCACCGCCGGAGGCCTTCCGCGCCCGCGCCCACGTGAAGGACGAGTCGGTGTACGAGGAGGCCGAGCGGGATCCCGAGGCGTACTGGGCGCGGTGGGCGGAGGAGCTCGAGTGGTTCCGCAAGTGGGACAAGGTGCTGGAGTGGAACCCGCCCCATGCCAAGTGGTTCCTGGGCGGCAAGCTGAATGCCAGCGTCAACTGCGTCGATCGGCACATCCGCGGGCCGCGGCGGAACAAGGCGGCCATCATCTGGGAGGGCGAGCCGGGCGACACGCGCACGTTGACCTACTTCGACCTCTACCGGGAGGTCAACAAGTTCGCCAACGTCCTGAAGAGCCTGGGGGTGAAGAAGGGCGATCGGGTGACCCTCTACCTGCCGATGATCCCGGAGCTGCCCATCGCCATGCTGGCCTGCGCCCGCATCGGCGCGCCGCACTCGGTGGTCTTCGCCGGCTTCAGCCCGCAGGCCCTGGCCTCGCGCATGGAGGACGCCGGCTCGCGGTTCCTCGTCACGTGTGACGGGTACTACCGCCGGGGTAAGGTGGTGCCCCTCAAGGCCCAGGCCGACGAGGCCCTGCGGCTGCTGGCGGGCAAGCAGGACGTGGAGGCCGTGGTGGTGGTGCGCCGCACGGGGGACGAGGTGCCCTTCACCCCGGGCCGGGACCGCTGGTGGCACGAGCTGATGGACCAGGCCGAGCGGCTGTGCCCGCCCGAGGTCATGGACGCCGAGGACATGCTCTTCATGATGTACACCTCCGGGACCACCGGCCGGCCCAAGGGCATCGTCCACACCACGGGCGGGTACCTGACCGGCGTGTACGCCACCACCAAGTGGGTCTTCGACCTGCACGAGGACGACGTCTACTGGTGCATGGCCGACATCGGCTGGATCACCGGCCACTCCTACATCGTGTACGGCCCGCTGGCCAACGGCGCCACAGTGGTGATGTACGAGGGGGCGCCCGATTGGCCGGACAAGGACCGGCCCTGGGTGATCGTCGAGAAGTACGGCGTGACCATCTTCTACACGGCGCCCACAGCGATCCGCGCCTTCGCCGCCGACGGCCCCGAGTACCCCCGGCGGCACGACCTCTCCAGCCTGCGCCTGCTGGGCAGCGTGGGCGAGCCCATCAACCCCGAGGCGTGGATGTGGTATCACGAGCACATCGGCGGTGGCCGCTGCCCCATCGTGGACACCTGGTGGCAGACGGAGACGGGCGCCATCATGATCACGCCGCTGCCCGGCGTGACGGTCACCAAGCCCGGCAGCGCCACCCGGCCCTTCCCGGGGATCAAGGCGGCGGTGCTGGACGACCAGGGCAACCCGGTGCCGCCGGGGCAGGGCGGCGGCTACCTGGCCATCCTGCGGCCGTGGCCGTCCATGCTGCGGGGCATCTGGGGCGACGAGGAGCGCTACGTGAACACGTACTGGTCCAAGTGGGGTCGCGACATCTACTACCCGGGGGACGGCGCCAAGGTCGACGAGGACGGCTACTTCTGGGTCCTGGGCCGCGTGGACGACGTGATGAACGTCGCCGGTCACCGGCTCAGCACGATGGAGATCGAGAGCGCCCTGGTCTCCCACCCCGCGGTGGCCGAGGCGGCGGTGATCGCCGCGCCCCACGAGCTCAAGGGCCAGGTGCCGGTGGCGTTCGTGATCCTGGAGGCGGGCCGCCAGGGGAGCCCCGAGCTCGAGGCGGAGCTCAAGGAGCACGTGGCCAAGGTGATCAGCCCCATCGCCCGCCCCGACCGGGTGCTCTTCGTGCCCGACCTGCCCAGGACCCGCAGCGGCAAGATCATGCGGCGCCTCTTGCGGGACATCGTGGAGGGTCGGGAGCTGGGCGACACCACCACCCTGCGCGATCCCGAGGTGCCCGAGCAGCTGCGGCGGATGTACGCGGCCCGTTAG
- a CDS encoding DNA-directed RNA polymerase subunit alpha C-terminal domain-containing protein: MERSPEASAPASSPAARGGGSPEAAAEAAAASPGAAPEAGGPTIPALELADAAAAESPNRAGVAARPADAATSRSADGGAGRDAGSAAGGGPDRARMAAPPVCTSLAAIPLSLLEIPPRVRAALQQRGYETVGDLADRADPRLVAARGMGTRGLLALATELARVMADPAYQRQLLARVGRYDPERFPEAARRRSIEDLGLSQRAYRALRRSGIQTIGQLLELGEAGLRRLRGLGPRSLAEICQRLDALQSGRPLPPPGGAGDPLAPDLMDDPAPLAVLLLPRRVATALQRAGLDTVGAVAGFSQEGLRRLRGLGESGVTAILEALGRYREECSRGEAGPRALEDWLRELVEPLADREREVLVLRYGLLGAEPHDLSAIAARWQTTRQWVSVVQGRALRRLRARARLERFRPLVTAVRAAAARCGAAGTAELVEALRRGGAVTLPAAGEQAVRLVSLTVQVVPGLRRTARSTWTTVEIAQRLPEAARVLEAYLEERGRPASLADLAAHLAERMDDLPADAEAMAKAVVTTQEAFIRYPGGLYGLAAWRGGRRVRARDYLVRALERHGRPLHYTELTRLVNDLLPEGRKMPPTHVLTILSSGEPFRRFDRGIYGLSHWQRQPEHGVTQLCRDALAACGEPVTLDQVVEAVQRRHRFPRRTVARVLNEDPAVVRYGRDRFGLGAWLAVDPRAAGTVRAPLFGPRPTNLAAVRGLLAELLAGHVYDTAQLTAYLGRWRQRSQARSTIAYLEAMGWLTGVDDTWTATPLNDVWVRAGTEAAQLTALALADPGFAHALVLHEAFRRLAEGQPDGGAGGGLPAAGQGGGTPILTAELATRWLAERVRRAAAARGETEGPAFLLRLRRQWLVTGWFDPWLAPLLAGRADAAGADAVADPGPAEGAATGDGAASGRDALPVAGAGTTASAPAGEAPGAEPPGAAEGGAGTTTAPAGGTPDAGAATGDEPAARTGPTRVRSSTARQRLWDLAARHLWPWQPVHVPAAWLPSPATAWAVLADAVASGRGRAVDLEALLEWCRSQDLAADAAKVEGELFGLGLWPALEGTRLRLYMPYRLVVPPAGLRLPGLPDGEEPLAAAAAILERAGVFTALPARWPSPPVAAVYRVPPLGGAGGAEAAAHGEGGRLGTGAR, from the coding sequence ATGGAACGGTCCCCCGAGGCATCGGCCCCGGCGTCGTCCCCCGCGGCGAGGGGCGGCGGGTCGCCGGAGGCGGCTGCGGAGGCTGCGGCCGCGAGCCCTGGGGCGGCCCCCGAGGCCGGCGGTCCGACGATCCCCGCGCTAGAGCTCGCGGATGCCGCTGCGGCCGAGTCCCCGAACCGCGCCGGCGTGGCGGCGCGGCCCGCGGACGCGGCGACCTCCCGTTCCGCCGACGGCGGTGCGGGGCGCGACGCCGGCTCCGCCGCGGGGGGCGGTCCCGACCGAGCGCGCATGGCCGCTCCCCCCGTCTGCACCTCCTTGGCCGCCATCCCGCTGAGCCTGCTCGAGATCCCGCCCCGCGTCCGCGCGGCCCTGCAGCAGCGGGGCTACGAGACGGTGGGGGACCTGGCGGATCGGGCGGACCCCCGTCTGGTGGCCGCCCGGGGGATGGGGACCCGGGGGCTGCTGGCGCTGGCCACGGAGCTGGCGCGGGTGATGGCCGACCCGGCCTATCAGCGGCAGCTCCTGGCCCGGGTGGGTCGTTATGACCCGGAGCGGTTCCCGGAGGCGGCGCGCCGCCGGTCCATCGAGGATCTGGGCCTCAGCCAGCGGGCCTACCGGGCCCTGCGTCGGTCCGGCATCCAGACCATCGGCCAGCTGCTGGAGCTGGGCGAGGCGGGGCTGCGCCGGCTCCGGGGCCTCGGCCCCCGTTCCCTGGCCGAGATCTGCCAGCGCCTCGACGCCCTGCAGTCCGGCCGTCCGCTGCCACCCCCGGGGGGTGCCGGGGATCCACTGGCCCCGGACCTGATGGACGATCCGGCCCCCCTCGCCGTCCTGCTGCTGCCGCGGCGGGTGGCGACCGCCTTGCAGCGCGCCGGTCTGGACACCGTTGGCGCCGTGGCCGGCTTCTCCCAGGAGGGGCTGCGGCGCCTGCGGGGGCTGGGGGAGAGCGGGGTGACCGCGATCCTGGAGGCCCTGGGCCGGTACCGGGAGGAGTGCAGCCGGGGGGAGGCGGGTCCCCGGGCGCTGGAGGACTGGCTGCGCGAGCTGGTGGAGCCGCTGGCCGACCGGGAGCGGGAGGTCCTGGTGCTGCGCTATGGCCTCCTGGGGGCCGAACCCCACGACCTGAGTGCCATCGCCGCCCGCTGGCAGACCACGCGGCAATGGGTCAGCGTCGTGCAGGGGCGTGCCCTGCGCCGGCTGCGGGCCCGCGCCCGGCTGGAGCGGTTCCGGCCGCTGGTGACGGCGGTGCGGGCGGCCGCCGCGCGCTGCGGGGCGGCGGGCACGGCGGAGCTGGTCGAGGCCCTGCGGCGGGGCGGTGCGGTGACGCTGCCCGCGGCCGGCGAGCAGGCGGTGCGCCTGGTGAGCCTCACGGTGCAGGTCGTGCCCGGACTCCGGCGCACCGCCCGGTCCACGTGGACGACGGTGGAGATCGCCCAGCGTCTGCCCGAGGCGGCCAGGGTGCTGGAGGCATACCTGGAGGAGCGGGGACGGCCGGCCAGCCTGGCGGATCTGGCCGCCCACCTGGCCGAGCGGATGGACGACCTGCCCGCCGATGCGGAGGCCATGGCCAAGGCGGTGGTCACGACGCAGGAGGCGTTCATCCGCTATCCCGGGGGCCTCTACGGGCTGGCCGCGTGGCGGGGAGGGCGGCGGGTCCGGGCGCGGGACTACCTGGTTCGCGCCCTGGAGCGTCACGGCCGGCCGCTGCACTACACCGAGCTGACCCGGCTCGTCAACGACCTCCTGCCGGAAGGGCGCAAGATGCCGCCGACCCACGTGTTGACCATCCTCTCCTCAGGCGAGCCCTTCCGGCGCTTCGACCGGGGGATCTACGGCCTGAGCCATTGGCAGCGACAGCCCGAGCACGGCGTGACCCAGCTCTGCCGCGATGCGCTGGCCGCCTGCGGCGAGCCGGTCACGCTGGACCAGGTGGTCGAAGCCGTGCAGCGGCGGCACCGCTTTCCGCGGCGCACCGTGGCCCGCGTCCTGAACGAAGACCCGGCCGTGGTGCGATACGGCCGCGACCGCTTCGGCCTTGGGGCCTGGCTGGCCGTCGATCCTCGCGCCGCCGGCACCGTCCGCGCCCCCCTCTTCGGCCCGCGGCCGACCAACCTGGCCGCAGTGCGGGGCCTGCTGGCGGAACTGCTGGCGGGCCACGTCTACGACACGGCCCAGCTGACGGCGTACCTGGGGCGCTGGCGGCAGCGATCCCAGGCCCGGTCGACCATCGCCTACCTGGAGGCGATGGGCTGGCTGACGGGCGTGGATGACACCTGGACGGCCACGCCCCTCAACGACGTGTGGGTGCGGGCCGGGACCGAGGCGGCGCAGCTGACGGCGCTGGCCCTGGCCGATCCCGGCTTCGCCCACGCGCTGGTGCTCCACGAAGCCTTCCGTCGCCTGGCGGAGGGCCAGCCGGACGGCGGTGCGGGGGGCGGGCTCCCGGCGGCGGGGCAGGGCGGCGGGACGCCCATCCTGACGGCCGAACTGGCGACGCGCTGGTTGGCCGAGCGCGTGCGCCGGGCCGCGGCGGCTCGGGGCGAGACCGAGGGGCCCGCGTTCCTCCTGCGCCTGCGGCGGCAGTGGCTGGTGACCGGCTGGTTCGACCCGTGGCTGGCGCCGCTGCTGGCCGGACGGGCAGACGCCGCTGGAGCCGACGCCGTGGCCGACCCGGGGCCGGCCGAGGGGGCGGCGACCGGCGACGGCGCCGCCTCGGGACGGGATGCCCTCCCGGTTGCGGGTGCCGGGACGACCGCCTCGGCACCCGCGGGCGAGGCGCCCGGCGCCGAGCCGCCCGGGGCTGCGGAGGGGGGTGCCGGCACGACGACGGCTCCGGCTGGGGGGACCCCGGACGCCGGCGCTGCCACCGGGGACGAACCGGCCGCCCGCACCGGCCCCACCCGGGTGCGCAGCAGCACGGCCCGCCAGCGCCTCTGGGACCTGGCGGCCCGGCACCTCTGGCCCTGGCAGCCGGTGCACGTCCCGGCGGCCTGGCTCCCCTCCCCGGCGACGGCGTGGGCGGTGCTGGCCGACGCCGTCGCGTCGGGACGGGGAAGGGCGGTGGACCTCGAGGCGCTGCTGGAATGGTGCCGCTCCCAGGACCTCGCGGCCGACGCGGCGAAGGTGGAGGGAGAGCTCTTCGGGTTGGGGCTGTGGCCCGCGCTGGAGGGGACTCGCCTGCGCCTCTACATGCCGTACCGGCTCGTGGTGCCGCCGGCGGGCCTGCGCCTGCCGGGCCTCCCGGATGGCGAGGAGCCCCTGGCGGCGGCCGCGGCGATCCTGGAGCGGGCCGGCGTGTTCACCGCCCTGCCCGCCCGATGGCCTTCGCCGCCGGTGGCCGCGGTGTACAGGGTGCCGCCCCTGGGCGGGGCAGGAGGCGCGGAGGCGGCCGCCCACGGCGAGGGTGGCAGACTCGGAACGGGCGCCCGCTGA
- a CDS encoding bifunctional phosphoglucose/phosphomannose isomerase has product MDIRDGRAGGLPAPGADDEGIGAAADGATLRRHDPAGMLGVVAAFPHQLEEAYRLGREAANLPRLLAEPPRAVVVAGLGGSAIGGDFVAAVVEPQATVPVVVHRDYGLPGWVGARDLVFTVSYSGATEETLSAYAEARRRGAAVVAVASGGPLLERAAADEAAGAPVRRVVVPGGLAPRAALGYLMLPVLYLTCAWTGLDDPSAQVEEAIAVLRSQAREVEPNGPGGPVQALARALLDRPVFVYGAGRLGQAAAYRWQCQLNENAKLLAHSHAFPELDHNEVMGWEGAAEGGRRPLVVLLQAAADHPRNRARMDITADLIGDRAEWVTVASRGQGRLAQLLSLAYVGDAVSVYAALLRGLDPSAIASIQRLKERLAALPAPGMER; this is encoded by the coding sequence ATGGACATCCGGGACGGGCGAGCCGGCGGGCTGCCGGCGCCCGGAGCGGACGACGAGGGCATCGGCGCGGCAGCCGACGGGGCGACGCTGCGCCGGCATGACCCGGCGGGGATGCTGGGCGTGGTCGCCGCCTTCCCCCACCAGTTGGAAGAGGCCTACCGCCTGGGCCGCGAGGCGGCCAACCTGCCGCGACTTCTGGCGGAGCCGCCCCGGGCCGTGGTCGTCGCAGGACTGGGCGGCTCCGCCATCGGCGGCGACTTCGTGGCGGCCGTGGTGGAGCCCCAGGCCACGGTGCCGGTGGTGGTCCACCGCGACTACGGTCTTCCCGGCTGGGTCGGCGCGCGCGACCTGGTGTTCACCGTCAGCTACTCCGGGGCGACGGAGGAGACGCTGAGCGCCTACGCGGAGGCGCGCCGGCGAGGGGCGGCGGTGGTGGCCGTCGCCAGCGGCGGGCCCCTCCTGGAGCGGGCGGCGGCCGACGAGGCCGCCGGCGCTCCGGTACGGCGCGTCGTCGTGCCCGGGGGGCTGGCGCCGCGGGCGGCGCTGGGGTACCTGATGCTGCCCGTGCTGTATCTGACGTGCGCGTGGACCGGCCTCGATGATCCGTCCGCCCAGGTGGAGGAGGCCATCGCCGTCCTGCGCAGCCAGGCGCGGGAGGTCGAGCCCAACGGCCCCGGCGGGCCGGTCCAGGCGCTGGCCCGGGCGTTGTTGGACCGCCCCGTGTTCGTCTACGGGGCCGGCCGCCTCGGCCAGGCCGCCGCCTACCGGTGGCAGTGCCAGCTCAACGAGAACGCCAAGCTCCTCGCCCACAGCCATGCCTTCCCCGAGCTGGACCACAACGAGGTCATGGGCTGGGAAGGCGCGGCCGAAGGGGGTCGCCGGCCGCTGGTGGTCCTGCTCCAGGCGGCGGCCGATCACCCGCGGAACCGGGCGCGGATGGACATCACCGCCGATCTGATCGGCGATCGGGCCGAGTGGGTGACGGTCGCGTCGCGGGGACAGGGGCGCTTGGCGCAGCTGCTCAGCCTGGCCTACGTCGGCGACGCGGTGTCCGTGTACGCGGCCTTGCTGCGGGGCCTGGACCCGTCGGCCATCGCCAGCATCCAGCGGCTGAAGGAGCGGCTGGCGGCCCTGCCCGCCCCGGGGATGGAACGCTAG